The genomic stretch CATGCGGTTGCGCTCCACGTAGTGCCCCTCCGAGACGATCTCGGTCATGCCCCGCTCCGTGAATTGCGCCAACACCGCCGAGAGCACGACGATGAGCACGAGGACCATGAGCAACACGGCACCGCGGCGGCGTTCGCGGCCCATTGCAACGGGCGGCGCAGGCGTGTCGGGCGTGGTGGTTCGCGTGTTCATCTTCAGTAGACCGGCACGCCGTTCGCCACGCCCGGCAGCATGAGGTTCACTTCGCGAGTGACGTCTTCGTAGGTGAACGTCAGCCGGATGCGCCGCGGCACTTCCAGCACCTGCGGGGTCGTTTGCTTCGGATCGGAACGCTCCTCCCACGACGGGTTGTTCTCGTCGTCGTCGTAATAGTAGTAGGTCAATCCCGTGACGAACGGCGAGAGCCGCATCTCGCGCGGCGCGGTGTCCGCGAAATCGATCTCGAGCCGCGACTTCCACTGCAGAAACAACCCCTCACGCGGATCGACGCGCAACGCGCAGACGACGAACGGCAGCGGTCGCTCCGGCCACGCGAACACTCCCGGACTCTCGGGCAGTTCGAAGGTGAGAAGCTGGTCGCGCACGCCCGCACCCGGCCGCCCGCGTGGTGCCTGCCACACGATCGACTGCTCCGCGGTCTGCGCGGAGCCGGCTTGGATGCTCGACTCCGCTTCCACCGGCGGCGGCCGCGCCTGTTGCAGCACGTTTTCCAAGAACCGCGTGACGCCGCGCACATGCTGGTCGAAAAGCCGCGCCTCCGATCCGTTTCCCCAAAGCTCGCCCATCGAAAACGCGAAGGTCATCGCCGCGACGACGAGCCCCGCGCCGATGACGATCGCGACGAGGATCTCCGGAAGCGAAAAACCACCTTTCGCACGCCGCCGCCGCGACATGCGCAGAGTCTCCGTGCCTGTTTCGCGCGTGTTCACAACGGACGCATCCGACGCGCCTCCTCCAAACGCTTGCGGGACTCGGCGCGGAGGTTCTCTCGCTCCGTCGGCTCCGACCAGTCCGGCCGCAACACGTGCAGCGTCTGGCTGATCTCTCGCGGCGGATTCGCGTCGCCCGTGCCCTCGAGGCGTATGGAAAGCTCGACCCTGAAGAGGTCCGCGATCGTCGTCGGTGCCACCACCGCCTCCCACGAGGCCATGCCGTAACTCGGTGTCGGCACTTCGCCGCCCTTCTCCACGTTGTCGAGTTCCGGCTCCATCAAGAGCTGCGCCCGCACGAAGGCCAACTCCTGCTCCAGGGTCTGATCGACGCGGACGTTTTCCATGCTCTCCAGGATGTTGACGTAGGACGACGCCAGCACGACCACCGCGATCGCGAAGAGCATCATCGCGAGGATGGTCTCGATCAGGGTGAACCCGCGCCGACGGACAATACGAGACCCCGCGCCTCGGGATATTCCCACTTCGCTCGGCGCACCTCGTGAGGGATCAACTGGCATCGGCGGCCAACAGCTCCGAACCCGTCCACGGGTCGATCTCGATCGTCCGCTCGTCGCGGCCGACCTTCAGGGAAACGAGAAACGGCGTGCACGTACCGTCCGGGAAAAACTGCACCGCCGCGACCTCCCGCACTTCGACGAGCTGCCCACGCACGAGCGAGAACTGGCTGGCCGGCAGCCGCTTCTGCAACGCCACCTCCACCTTCACGTCCTCCGCCCAACGGCTGCGGTCCACCTCGACGCGGCGCGTATTCTGCGAGCGCGAAGCCTCTACGACGAACGCCGCCGCCTTCGTGTCGAAACGCACCAACTGCGGCTCGCGATCCACCAACGCTCGCGTCCGCGCCTCCCGCGTGGCCGACCAGAACGCGGTTTCGACCGCGTCCGCCTCCGTCTCGCTCATCAGCGACTCGAGGTTGACCATGAACAAGGTCGTGAACAGCCCGATGAGCGCGAGCACGAGCAACACCTCGATGAGGGTGAACGCTCGCCGCAGCGCCGACCCCGAGGGCACGCGCCCGTCGCATGCGCCCTGTAGCGCGGCACCGGTGCGCTGCCGTGCGCTGTGGCGTTTCACGTCGTGGATTCTCCTCGCGGGTGATCGCGGGACTAACGACGTCACCAGTTGCCGATGTCGTCGCCCGACTCCACGCCGTCGGGACCGAACGAGAACAGGTCGTAGCTGCCGGGATTGCGCGTTCCGGGGAAACGATACTGATACGGCTTCTGCCACGGATCGAGCGGCACGGCATTGCCGGGTGTCTTCAGGTACGGCCCCTTCCAGCGACTCGAAGCGCCGTCCGGAGCCGTGAGCAACGCCTGCAGTCCCTGCGCCGTGCTCGGGTAACTGCCCATTTGGATCTTGTACGCCGTCAACGGAGCCTGCATCGAGCTGGTGACGAAAACCCGGGCGACGTCCTCCTGACTGCCGCCGAAGAGCTTGTCGAGGTTGGCGATGGTGAACCCCGCGAGCAGCGCGATCAGCGCGATCACGATGAGCATTTCCAGCAACGTGAACGCCGCGCGCGTCCGGCGGCGGAGGGAGTTCTTCAGGGAAGACATGGAGGGCAGAAATGACTTTTACGAGAGCGACGGTCAAGCGGACCGACCGAAGCACGTGTGCGTCGAACCGTCCGCCAGACTATTGACGGACTTCCCGCGGGGAAGTTTCGCGCGAAACGTCGCCCGTCGTCCGCCGCAGAACTTCAGTCCAGCCTGCCGACGTCGGGCCTATGCGGTCGGGGACACCGGATTCGTGCACTCGCGACAGCCGTCGGCGGCACCGCTCTCGGTTTCGGGGACGAGCAGGAGCACCCGACACGCTCGCGTACTCCTTCCCGCTGCTCGAGGCCTACTGCTTCCCATCCTTGGCCGCGTGGCTCGAAGCCGTGTAGCCGTAGGCGACGCCGCGCGCTCCGCTCGCGCACGACAGGTTCGACGATACCTCAAACCACAAAACATGACCCCTTCGGACCGGCCCCAGTCGTCTTCGAAGACCTTAAAGGTAGAAGAAACCTTCCGCGTCGAATCTGCATATTCGTCGATAGAGGCGCTGCGAACGCGCTCGCCGTCGGCGAACGAGTAGCCGTATGCGACCGTTGTCCGCCCCACCTGAACCCCTTCCTTGTATCGCTCGGTCGAGGTGGCCCGAACTTGCTCACCGTTCCAGTTCGCCCAACCGTAAGCAAGCAGAGACAAGTAAGACGTCACGTCTTGACTCTTGACAAGAGCCGCTCCACGAGCGCTCCGAAGGGGTCATGTTTTGTGCCTTGTGCTCAGACCCGGCTTGCGCGCGAGGACGGAAGCAAGATCTCATGTCTTGACTCCAGACAACGTCATCTTCTTGCCGATTCGTTCGAGGCACAACTAGCTGCTAACTGGCTCTTAGTTTTGCTTGTTGTCAAGAGTCAAGACCCGACGTCTTCTGACCGGCCGAACGCCTCGCCCGACCCGCCCTCTCCGAAGAGATTGCGCCGGTAGTTCCCACGGTTGATCACGTGGTAACACGCACCCTCGTACTCCACACGCAACGGCCTCGACATCGGCCGACGTCAGTCAAAACGACCAGCATTGTCAAGAGTCAAGACCCGACGTCTTTCGCTGCTCCTGACAACTTACCATGCTCGCGGACTCGTTCGAAATGCAGATAGGCATTGGTGATTCGTGGTGATAGCGGTTTTTGTCAAGAGTCAAGACCCGACGTCTTTCGCTGCTCTGACGGCTACCGAGGAAAATCCCCGCCGGTCGTCTTCGCTGTTTGCGGCAACAGTGCATCGATGGTATCCAACAGGAGCTAAACCAATCAATTTTTCTGAAGTTCTTCATTCGGTCGACCTTCGTTGTATGCGATCCGCGGTGGCCACGCATACACCACGCCGCTTGACTCCACCTTCTTTTTCCCAAAAGGCATTTCTAGTCGGGGAACAAGCAAACTCAGAACCACGAACTTGCGTCCATCCTTGCAGAGGATCGTGGCATAGCAGTAACTATCCCAAGGGAACCATTGAAGCGCCCCGTTCTGCTGAGCGCGAGTTTGAGTAACTACCACGCGCTCGACGTCAGACCAACGCACACAGATAGAAGAAGTCCGACTCCTTATCAGGAGCCGGACTCGGTCCATCTCAATCACTGTTCCTACACAAAGAAGGGTATAGCGGACGTGAATAATCACGTGCGGGATTAGGACGACAAGCAGGATGACAACTGCAGCCTTGAGTGCATACGACAAGCTTTCCGGACCGAACCTCACGTAAAAATACGCCGGGCAAAGTAGTAGAACCGTTGAGTGAATCAGTATCGGCCAAGCCTGCAGCCAGTGATTCCTCCACCCCAACTCGAAGCGTGCCTTGTCGTTTGCAGAGGCCATTTACTCCACGATTACGGATTCGCCGGGTCTGCGATTGAACCTGTGGCCCTCGATATAGCGTTTAGCAGATCCATCTGCCATCCCTGCCCCGTATCCCAATTTTCTCTCCGATCGGCTTCGATCTGTCGAATCGCTTCTTGGATCGCTGGATCAAGCAGGTGATCATAGAACTTCTCTCCTCCGTATGCCCCGATGGCAACGACAGCAGCGATACCTCCGCTTCCGGAATAGGCGATTACAACGACTGCCGTGTTCGTCGCGGTTCTATAGAGAAATCGGCCGCTCGAAATGTCACCGTTACGAAACTCGTAGATGTCTATAGCCACATTCATTCCCGTTAGCACGTAACCCGCACTACCGGCTGCCTGCGACACCCTTACGATCCTGAGCTGCCCCTCCTTGGCCATTCGAACCAACTCTGCTGAGTCGAACTGGTTCCCGTAATAGCGTAACGATCTTACTCTTTCCGCATCAATGCGCACTAAGCCTGCATCTTGAAGCATGGTCGCCTCTTCGGCTGTAAGAACGAGCAAACCGCCGCCAATATTCAAAACATCTAGACCGCCCCGGACGATTCCAGACCGTTCTCCTCGTCCAGATCCACTGTAGTCTATTGTAGGCTCAAGCTCCCCATTCGCGGTTATCCGTAACCCACCGCCGACCGCACTGTTCGCGCCGGGAACCGCCGGTGCCGTGCTCGCCACGGGTGCGGGCCCAACGTCGTTGGCACCTCGAGGCATGGGGCCCATCGCCGTCCAAGGCGTCGAGAATGGTGGGCGCATGCCTCGCCCCAATGGCGGGGGCGAGTAGGGCTTTGGCCTGTTGTCGTTCAAGCCGAGAAGGTCGTTCGAATTCACGGGATCGTTCCCGCAGAAGCCGTAGAGGTTCACTCCTCCGGCCTCGCCAATGGGGTCACGGTTCAGAAAACGACCGAGTTTCGGAGAATAGTAACGATGCCCGAAGCAGACCAAGCCCGTCTCCTTGTCCGTGTATTGGGTCGAGAATCTCATCGGATTGGTGTCGGCAAGAGAGCCCTGCTGGTTCGTCGTTCTTCCAAATGCATCGTAGCTGTATGCGGCGACGATGCCACCACTTTCGTTCACGAGACCGGTCACGTTGGAGCGTGAATCGAACACCGGATAGTGCCGCTGCCCCCCCACCTCGACCATGAGAAGCCCCCCGGTGCCGCCAGCGCGATTCACACCTCCGGTCACGTCGTACCCCCAGAGATAGGAACGAACGGGAGCAAGTGTGAGTGCATCGAGTTCGGCCAACAGGTTGGTTTCGTCGTAGACGAACACTTGGCCCGGTTGGGCCGGCACCAAGGCCGACGAGGGGACGACGACGGCGGACGGGATCCCCGGGCCCGACCAAAGCAGGCGCACCACAGAGCCTCCGCCTCCCTGATACCAGTCCAGCCGCACGGAATAGGTCATCCCCCCCTGCAAGTATATGGACCCG from Opitutales bacterium ASA1 encodes the following:
- the gspG gene encoding type II secretion system major pseudopilin GspG encodes the protein MSSLKNSLRRRTRAAFTLLEMLIVIALIALLAGFTIANLDKLFGGSQEDVARVFVTSSMQAPLTAYKIQMGSYPSTAQGLQALLTAPDGASSRWKGPYLKTPGNAVPLDPWQKPYQYRFPGTRNPGSYDLFSFGPDGVESGDDIGNW